The DNA segment AATTTTGTGGTGATTTTCCTGACCATTTAGGCTAGAGGGTATGAGTGAAACGGTTCGAATAGATGTCTGGTTGTGGTCAGTGCGCCAAACTAAAACGCGCAGCCTTGCCACAAACGAATGCAAAGCAGGCCACGTGCGGATCAACGGCAACGTTGCCAAACCCTCGTCGCCAGTGAAAATCGGCGACGAAGTACGCTACCGATTCCAAGGATTTGACCGGATTTTGCAGGTCACCAGATTGTTAACTAAGCGCTCGAGCGCTACCCAAGCCCAAGCCTGTTATATCGACAAGAGCCCGCAACGCCCCAAAGTTTATATCCCGGTTTTCACTCGCGAACGTGGAGCGGGCCGGCCCACGAAAAAAGAACGACGCGAACTAGATCGAATCCTTGGACGTAATTCTAACTATGGCCACATGGGGTAGACTTTATTTAGCGTGAACTAGATGAAAGGTGCTCTATGTCTTCTCAACCAGCTTCACACGGCACTCGCCGTGTTTTACTCAAACTATCCGGAGAAGTCTTTGGTGGTGGAGGCATCGGCCTCGATACCAAAGTGCTGCGCCGAACTGCCGAAGAAATCGCCGAAGCTGTGCAGGCCGGGGTACAGGTCGCCGTCGTCGTCGGCGGTGGAAACTTCTTCCGTGGTATCGAACTTCAAGAAAACGGAATGGATCGGGCACGAGCTGATTACATGGGCATGCTCGGCACTGTCATTAACGCAGTCGCCTTACAAGACTTCCTCGAGAACTCTGGTATTCCGTCGCGCGTTCAAACCGCAATCACCATGAGTCAAGTTGCCGAAGCTTATATCCCGTTGCGTGCTATCCGCCACCTAGAAAAGGGCCGCGTCGTTATTTTTGGCGCTGGTGCCGGAATGCCATACTTCTCCACCGATACCGTCTCCGCCCAACGTGCGCTTGAACTTCGCTGCAACGAATTGCTGGTAGGTAAGAACGGAGTAGACGGCGTCTACACTGCTGATCCACGCAAGGATCCACAAGCTGTCATGTTAGAAGAACTCACCTACGAGCAAGCTTTGCGTGACCACCTGAAAGTCGTTGACGCAGCAGCATTCTCGCTGTGTCAAGATAATGGCATGACTATGCGCGTTTTTGGAATGGGTACACCAGGAAACGTGTCTCGTGCACTCCGCGGCGAAAAGATCGGTACCCTAGTGACAACAACCCCCAACAATTGAGGAACAACAATGATTGACGAAACACTGCTCGAAGCTGAAGAGAAGATGGGTAAGGCGATCGACGTCGCCCACAATGACTTTTCCAAGATCCGCTCGGGTCGAGCAAACCCAGAACTCTTTACCTCGCTGGTCGTAGACTACTACGGAGCACCAACCCCGCTCCAGCAGCTGGCAACTGTGTCTGTTCCAGAAGCACGCACCGTTCTCATCTCTCCGTACGATCGTTCCGCAATGAAGGATATTGAGCGCGCAATTCAAGAATCAGATCTGGGCCTCAACCCAACTGACGACGGTCAAGTGTTGCGGATTAACCTTCCAGCTTTGACTGAAGAGCGCCGCCGTGAATACGTCAAATTGGCGAAGACCAAGGGCGAAGACGCCCGCATTTCGATCCGCGCTATCCGCCGCAAGGCAAAGGAAACTCTTGACAAGATCAAGAAGGACGGCGATGCCGGTGAAGACGATGTCGAGCGCGCTGAAAAAGAACTCGAAACCCTTACCAAGAAGTACGTCGACAAGATCGATGCTCTTCTTGAAGCTAAGGAAAAGGAATTAATGGAGATCTGATTTTGACCAGTCCAAGCCCAACAAAAAACGCTACGTTTTTAAGCCGTCTCGTACCGCATCCGCCACGTCCACCACAGGAGGTGACATCGCGTGCGGGACGGAACGTTCCGGCAGCAGTAGCTACCGGTCTGGGATTGTTGGGCTTGGTCGGTCTATCCTTGGCCTACAAGATGGAAATCTTTGTGGCGCTTGCGATTGCTTTTTTGGTCGTAGGTATATGGGAGATTGCGGGAGCGTTCTTAGCACGTAATATCCGTATACCTTTCATTCCGTTGATCATTGGCGGAGTTGGCATGATGCTAGCGACGTGGTCGGGCGGATTGCGCGATGGACTCATTGTGTTCTTCTTCGCCGCTGGCGTTGCGATGTTGTGGCGTACCTATATGGCAGAAGATCATGTTTTAACTGACGGGATCGCTGGTGTTTTTGCACTGGCATGGATCGGTATTTTTTCCATGTTCGCCGTGGCGCTAGCTGCCCTATCGCAGGGCGCTTTTGCCGTTATTGCCTTCGTTCTGCTTCCGGTCGCTTCCGATACGGGTGGTTGGCTTGCCGGTATTAATTTCGGCAAACATCCGATCGCGCCGTCGATTTCGCCCAAAAAATCGTGGGAAGGATATATCGGCTCCACAATTGGTGCGTTACTTGCTGCGCTTGTCACCGTGTGGCTCGGTCTCGGATTGCCCTGGTATGCGGCAGTGATTATTGGGCTAACGATCCCCATCTTTGCAACCGCCGGGGATTTTTCGGAATCGTTGCTCAAACGTGATCTTGGCGTTAAAGATATGGGATCTATCTTCCCAGGTCACGGCGGTGTGCTCGATAGGGTAGATTCGTTGTTGTTTTGCGCGCCGATTCTCTACGTTATTCTTACCTACGGATTCGGATTAAACTAGCCAGACGCATTGTGACGTGGTTGTGAAGGACTGGAATGAAGAAAACGAAACAGGTTTTGCCTCGAGTAGAGCAGGGGCCGCGCCCGTCGCTGTCATTCACTGCTCAACGACATGGCAAACCCCCGCGCCATCTAGCTGATCTGTCGCGCACCGAGCGCCGCGAGTTAGTTGCTGATCTGGGATATCCGCAGTTCCGTGCAGATCAGTTGTCCAAGCATTATTTTGAACATAACTGCATCGATCCGTTGCAGATGAGTGATCTGCCGCAAGCCCAACGTGAGAAACTCGTTGATATGCTGTTGCCGCCCCTGATCACTAAAGTTCGCGACCAAGTCGCCGATCAAGGTAAAACGATCAAAACTCTGTGGAAACTGTTCGATGGGGCAGTAGTTGAGTCCGTTTTGATGAAGTACCCGGACCGAGCTACGTTATGTATTTCTTCCCAAGCGGGTTGTGGCATGGCGTGCCCATTTTGTGCCACCGGCCAGGCGGGATTGACGCGTAACCTCACTACTGCTGAGATTATCGAACAGTTGCGCTATGCCCGCCAAGCAGCTGCTGATGGTGTTTTCGGCGAACCGGTTCGCGTGTCAAACGTCGTGTTTATGGGGATGGGTGAGCCGTTGGCTAACTATCCAGCAGTACGCGATGCGCTCCATCGTATGATTGATCCAGCTCCTGAAGGTTTTGGCATGTCGGCACGCAATGTCACAGTTTCGACTGTGGGCATGGTGCCGGTCATCAACAAGCTTGCTGACGAAGGCCTGCCAGTGACGTTGGCTGTGTCGTTGCATGCTCCTGACGACGAATTGCGTGACGATCTCATCCCGATTAATTCTCGCTATAAAGTTGGTGAATTATTGGATGCTGCGCGACGCTATTTCGTGCGCACTGGGCGCCGCGTCTCGATTGAGTATGCGTTAATTAAAGATATGAACGACCACGAGTGGCGTGCCGAACTGCTAGCTGCTGAGCTTAATTCGCGCGGTCGCGGCTGGGTGCATATTAATCCGATTCCGTTGAACCCTACACCTGGTTCGATTTGGACTGCCTCAACTGCCCACGCTACTGATACGTTTGTTAAAACATTGTCACGCGCTGGAATTTCGACGACGATTCGCGACACTCGCGGTTCCGATATCGATGGTGCCTGTGGTCAGTTGGCGGCCGAGGTTGTGGATCGTGAGCATGTTTCTCGGCGCGCAGCAAAAGCCCAAGCTGCGGTAGACGCACGTATCGATGCGCACCGTAGCGAACCTCAAGATTTTGATTCAACACTGGCAGCAATTGCTGCTTCGCATAATGGAGATAACGACGATGAGTGATACTTTCTCACGGGTTGGTTGGCTACATTCTGGATACAGTCCGGCCGACGTGGATTCGTTTTTTGCCCGGGCTAAAGATGCCTACGATATGAGTGGCGAAGAAGCTAACGATTTTTCTGAAGCGACTGTGCGCGATGTGTCTTTCCCATGGGTACGCAACGGCTACCATGCTCAGCTTGTTGATGCGGCACTTGACCGTCTCGAGCAGGCGTTCGTACAACGCCGTCGCGCTAACTGTGTGCGTGACAAGGGCGAAGAAGAGTGGGTGCGCACAATCTATGATCGAGCTACCAGCTTGTATCCGCGATTGCGTCGCCCGCAAGGCCAACGGTTCGCTCATCCGGACACGCACGGCTACTCGGTGACCGAAGTAGATCAGCTCATCGAACGCGTTATTGCGTTCTTCGACAAGGCTGAACCGTTAACGTCCGTTGAGGTTCGGAACACGACGTTCTCGCAGGCAAAGGGTGAAAGTGCCTATGATGAAGGCGTAGTGGATGTCTTCCTTGATCGGGTTGTGTCAGTACTGATGAGTGTTGAATAATGCGTGATGTGATTGTTCTTGGGTCTACCGGTTCTATTGGTACCCAGACGCTTGATGTTATTTCACGCCATCGTGACCAATTCCGGGTTCGTGCGCTTGGTGCCGGTGGCAGTCAGCTAGAACTTTTAGCTGAGCAAGCCGCGGTGTTCCAACCTGTAGTTGTGGGGATTGCGGTTGAGGAAAAACTCGCCGAGTTCAGCCGGATCTGGGAAGATCGCTATAGCGAACAACCTATGCCGCACCTGGTTGGCGGTGAACAGGCAATGTCTGAGCTGGCAGGGCTAGGCTCCGGGCGTAGCATCACTGATTCTGACGTCGTCGTTAACGGCATGACCGGATCGGTTGGGCTGTTGCCCACGCTCGCCGCACTGCATTCTGGTGCGACGCTCGCTTTAGCAAACAAAGAATCTCTCGTGGTTGGCGGTGGGCTTATCGCTGACGCGATGGTGTGGCCCGGCCAGATAGTGCCGGTAGATTCCGAACATTCCGCTATTGCGCAGGCCTTGCGTTCGGGGCGGCACCGCAAAGGTTTAACCTCGCCAGTAGTGGATGGCACGAGTGAAGTCTCACGTATTATCCTTACCGCGTCCGGCGGCCCATTCCGCGGTATGAGCCGCAGCGATTTAGGTAACGTCACCGCCGAGCAGGCGTTGAACCATCCGACGTGGTCAATGGGGCCGGTGGTCACGATTAACTCCTCGACGTTGATGAACAAAGGCCTGGAGCTCATTGAAGCTGCCTACCTGTTCGACGTTGACCCAACCGATATTGTTCCGGTTGTCCATCCGCAATCCATCATTCATTCGATGGTGGAGTTCCGTGACGGTTCGACTCTTGCCCAAGCATCGCCGCCAGATATGCGGCTACCGATCGCGCTCGGTATTTCCTGGCCGAACCGGTTGCCGGATGTTGCTCGCGCGAACGCGTGGGATCAGCCGGTGGCGTGGACATTTGAACCCCTCGACCACGACGTCTTCCCAGCCGTGCGCCTGGCACAAAGTGCGGTGGCGGCTTCCAGCCTGCACCCAGCTGTACTCAACGCAGCAAATGAAGAATGCGTTGCGGCGTTTTTGGCTGGAAAGTTGCCGTATTTGGGCATTATTGACACGGTACGTGACGTCATAGAAACGATAGATTTTCCGAACGGTAACGACGTCGAAACTGTACTTGATATCGAACGTCGTGCCCGCGAACGTGCCCACGAGCTGATGGCTCGTCGCGCAAACTAAGGACGAAAATTAGCTATGCTTCCTGGAATACTTTTTATGGTTGTGGGTCTCGTCTTGTCGGTAGCGATCCACGAGTTAGGTCATTTGATTCCGGCGAAAAAGTTCGGTGCCAAAGTGAGCCGATACTTTGTGGGATTTGGTCCGACCGTGTGGTCGACGCATAAAGGCGGAACCGAATGGGGAATCAAAGCGATCCCGCTGGGCGGATTCGTTTCCATTGCAGGCATGTTGCCGCCGGCTGGACCTAGTACAGTAACGACAAAGGCTGACGGTTCGCTCACGCTAGCTCAAGAAGCTCGCCTCCAATCAGCTGAAGAATTTGACGATCCGGCGCAACCTGGTGCGTTTTGGCGGTTACCCGCCCGCCTGAAGCTGATCGTTATGTTTGGCGGCCCATTCACAAACCTGATTATCAGCGTTGTGCTACTTGCCGCAGTGACGCTAGGAATCGGATTGCCGCATGCGTCGACGACGATTGCGCAAGTTGCGGACTGCGTCGACTCTTCGCTTTCATGTACGCCGGCGCCGGCGCGCGACGTCATTAAACCAGGCGATACGATCACCATGTGGGGCTCGACCCCAGTGGAGTCCTGGCCGCAAATCCAGCAGGCGATCGCTGATGGCGGAACCGAACCAACCGACGTCGTCGTCGAACGTGCGGGGAAGAAAGAAACCCTCCAGGTGACCCCGGTGATGCGCGAAACCACTGACGGCTCTGGAAGTACAGTCACGCGGCCTTATGTGGGAATCGGCCCGATTATTGAGCGACGCTCCGGCCAGCTAGCCGATGTGCCACGCCAAGCCTGGCAGATGGCGGTCGGAACAACAAAGATTCTTGCCCAGCTACCGGTGAAACTTTGGGATGCTGCATCGACGCTGGTCACAGGCGAAAAGCGTAGCCCAGACTCGGTTGTGGGACTCGTCGGGATTGCCGACGTGGCTGGATCCATCAGTGCCGCACAGGCACAAAACTATGGGTTCCTTGATCGGCTTGCCGATTTAACCATGCTACTCGCAGGGCTGAACATGACCTTGTTCATCTTCAACCTCATCCCATTACTCCCTCTCGATGGTGGCCACATTCTTGGGTCAATCATTGAAGGTACCCGCCGGAAAATCGCATTTGCTCAAGGGAAACCCGATCCTGGAGCGTTCGATACTGCCCGGCTTTTGCCGGTGAGCTATGCCATGATTATGTTCTTTGTTTTCATGACTGTTTTGCTTATTGTGGTAGATATTGTTAATCCCATCGTGTGAGAACTGAATAAGAGTGGAATAATACTGATCGTGAATACGCCAGTTGCTTTAGGAATACCAACAGTAAAAGAACCAGCTCCCGTACTTTCTCCGCGCCGGAAGACGCATAAGATCCGCGTGGGCGATGTTTTCGTCGGCGGTGATGCTCCGGTCTCGGTTCAATCAATGACGACGACGAAAACCCACGACATCGGCGCAACCTTGCAGCAGATTGCAGAATTAACAACTGCTGGTTGCGATATTGTGCGTGTGGCTTGCCCAACGGATAAAGATGCCGAAGCGTTGCCAATCATCACAACGAAGTCGCAAATCCCAGTGGTTGCCGATATCCATTTCCAGCCACGCTACGTTTTTGCAGCTATCGATGCCGGCTGTGGTGTGCGTGTGAATCCGGGAAACATCAAAAAGTTTGACGATAAAATCCCGGAGATTGCGGCTGCTGCGAACGCCAACGGTACCGCAATGCGTATCGGTATCAATGCCGGTTCCCTCGATCCGCGTCTACTGCAAAAGTACGGTAAAGCTACTCCGGAGGCTCTCGTGGAGTCGGCAGTGAATGAAGCTCGGTTGTTTGAAGATGCCGGATTCTATGATTTCGCTATTTCGGTTAAGCACCACGATCCAGTGACGATGGTTCGCGCTTATGAGTTGCTCTCCGAGGCCGGGGATTGGCCGTTACACCTCGGTGTGACCGAAGCTGGCCCCGCCTTCCAGGGAACGATTAAGTCTTCGGTGGCTTTCGGTGCGTTGCTTGCCCAAGGTATTGGCGATACGATTCGGGTCTCGCTTTCTGCGCCACCGGTCGAAGAGGTCAAGGTTGGCGAAGCGATTTTGCGTTCGATGAATTTGCGCCCGAAGAAGCTCGAGATTGTTTCTTGCCCATCGTGTGGCCGTGCACAAGTTGATGTTTACACGTTGGCCGAGCAGGTTTCCGAAGGCTTGAAGGATATTTCCTTCCCGCTGCGAGTAGCTGTGATGGGTTGTGTTGTTAACGGTCCAGGTGAGGCTCGTGAAGCTGACCTGGGTGTTGCTTCAGGTAACGGCAAGGGGCAGATCTTTGTGCGTGGTGAGGTTGTCGATACTGTTCCAGAAGCAGATATTGTGCCAACTCTTATTGCGCGTGCTCGCATTGTTGCGCAAGAACTCGGATTGAAAGAGGATGCGGACGCATCACCTGAAGTGATCGTGTGACATGCGTTGGCTGTTACGGCGCGAGCCTCGTGTCCGCCGGCTAGGATCGGCGGACTTGGGCCAAGTTCGCGATTTTCTTTCGCGCGATCCGGTAGCTTCGGTGTTGGCGCGCGTTCCGGTGGAAACTGAGGCGCCGCGCATGACCCACATGGTCACCAGCGATCTTGGGCCAGAGCTGAGCGCCGTGTGCCATGTTGGTGCCAACATTGTTCCGATTGGTTTCGATGAAGCCGGGCTGGATCTTTTGGCGCGCTATATTGTGCGCCACGGACGGCAGGCAAACTCGATTGTTGGGCCAGCAGACCAAGTTCTTGGCTTGTGGGAGCGTATTGCGCGCTGGTATCCCGAACCGCGCGATATTCGCCCGCATCAGTTGTCGATGGTGTGGAGCGGGGCGGGGCAGTGCGTGCCGGATCCGGATGTGCGGCAAGCGCATTTGGGTGAAGGAGCGTTAGTGATGCCAGCCTCTGTGGCGATGTTTATTGAAGAGGTCGGCTATGATCCGACCGCTTACGGTCCGGGCTATGAGCATCGGGTGCATTCGCTGGTGCGTAATGGTCATACGTTTGTTCGTATGGGCACCCAGGCAGGATACCCGTATGTTGAGTTTAAAGCCGATATTGGGGCGTTAGCTGGTGGGGTTGCTCAGATCCAGGGAGTGTGGGTTCATCCGGATTTGCGTGGCCGCGGAATTGCTGCTCCGGCAATGGTGAGCGTGGCGCGTTTCGCTGCGGCGACCATCGCACCGACAGTCTCGCTCTATGTGAACGACTACAACTACGCGGCAATACGTTCCTACGAAAAAGCGGGCTTCGACGTCGTCGGCGAATATGCAACCGTGATGCTCTAAACCGTCCGTGTGGGTGGAAGACTGCCCACGCAGGGCGGAAAACCGACGTCGAACACGGACTTAACTGAGCCAATGCGTATCAGATGTTGCCAACGCCACGCCCCAGTAACGGAGGCGAATAGGGTCAAGGCGCGGAAAAGGTTAAACTAGTAACGTGTTGAAAATGTCTGAACTCTTTGTCCGAACCCTCCGCGACGATCCGGCCGACGCAGAGGTCCGTTCGCATAAACTCCTCGTGCGTGCCGGATACGTACGTCGCGCCGCACCAGGAATCTACACCTGGCTGCCACTCGGGCTTAAAGTCCTTCGCAAAGTCGAAGCCGTAGTCCGCGAAGAAATGGATGCTGCTGGCTCCCAGGAGATGCACTTCCCAGCCCTGCTCCCACGCGAGCCTTACGAGGCAACAAACCGCTGGGAAGAATACGGCCCGAACCTCTTCCGGTTGAAGGATCGCCGCGATAACGATTACTTGCTGGCGCCTACCCACGAAGAAATGTTCACGCTCGCGGTGAAGGACATGTACTCCTCGTACAAGGATCTTCCAGTGTCGCTGTACCAGATCCAGCACAAGTATCGTGACGAGGCGCGTCCGCGTGCAGGTATTATTCGTACCCGCGAATTTATCATGAAGGACGCCTACTCTTTTGATATTGACGACGCCGGTCTGGATCGTTCCTATGAAACCATGCGTAGCGCATATCAGCGGATTTTTGAGCGTCTGGGCGTTCCGTTCGTTATTTGTTCTGCGCAGTCGGGAGCGATGGGCGGTTCGCGCTCGGAAGAGTTCCTCGCTCCGTGCGCTATCGGTGAAGATACCTTCGTGATGTCTGCCGGTGGATACGCAGCAAATACTGAAGCTGTAACCACTCCACCCCAGTCAGAGCAGGATTTCTCGGACGTCCCACAGTCACATGTTGTGCCAACACCAGGTGCTACCACGATTGCTTCGCTCGTCGAGATGGCCAACGAGGTTGCGCCACGTGCCGATCGCCCATGGGAGGCAACCGATACGTTGAAGAACGTTGTCGTGGCTTTCGTACATCCAGATGGCGAACGCGAAGTTGTTGTTTTGGGTGTTCCAGGTGATCGCGAAGTCGATTTGAAGCGTGTGGAAGCTAGTGTTTCCCCAGCTGAAGTTGAGATGGCTATGCCAGAAGATTTAGCCAAGCATCCAGAACTCGTTGCTGGCTACATCGGCCCACAGGTGATCGGCCCGAATTCTGCTAACCGTCAAGTCACTGATGAGGGTGAGATTTCTGGCTCGGTACGCTACTTACTCGATCCGCATATTGCTCGTGGTTCGCGCTGGATTTCTGGTGCGAACGCGGTCGATGAACACGTTTTCGATTTGGTTTATGGCCGTGACTTTGAAGCTGATGGCACTATCGAAGCTGTTGAAGTTCGCGAAGGTGATGAAGCGCCAGATGGTTCTGGTCCGCTCACCATCGAACGCGGTATCGAAATCGGCCACATCTTCCAGCTGGGTCGCAAGTACGCTGAGGCTCTCGGTCTGACCGTCTTGGATCAAAACGGCAAGACTTCCGTGGTGACAATGGGCTCTTACGGTATTGGTGTTTCGCGTGTGATGGCGGCGCTTGCCGAGCTCAATTCTGACGATCTCGGTTTGAAGTGGCCACGCCACTTGGCTCCAGCTCAGGTTCACGTGATTGCTACCGGTAAGGGCGAAGATATCTTCGGCACTGCTGCAGATTTCGCTCAGCAGGTTTCTGATCGTGGCCTTGAAGTTCTTTACGATGACCGCGTGAAGGTTTCGGCTGGCGTGAAGTTTGCTGACTACGAACTCATCGGTGTTCCGTTCGCTATCGTGGTTGGTCGCGGTTTGAAGGACGGCAAGGTTGAAGTTCGTGATCGCCGTAGTGGCGAGAGCTTCGAAGTTCCTGTCGAAGAAGCAATGGCAAAGCTCGATGAAGTGATGGCCAACGCTCAGTAGTCTGTTAGGCGCATGCGCGTCGTTGTGCATGGATGATAACGCCTATGATCGTGGGGAGCTACCGATAACGGTAGCTCCCCACAAACATGTTTAACGGGTCTGTTTGGCTTAGAGTGGCGGCCCTAGGCGTCGGCCGCGCTGGGCGTTGGCTGGTGTCGTGCTGACCGCGCCTATTCCGCGCCCGGTAAACCGGCAACCGAAGCTTGCGTGTTTAACGTACAGAGCAACGCAACAGTTGCAGTGCGCTGTGGCTGATCGAGTTGCGCTGCGTGGCTCAAAAGCTCATGTTCTACCAACGAGCTGACCGCCGAATCCGTATCTTCGGTTTGTGGAAGCGGAGCTATCGGATGGCGCGCGTCCTTTCCGCCACTATCGAGCGCACTGTTGGTTAGCTCGGTCAGAAGAGTGATCTTGTATTCCTCGTCGCCGCGATTTTCAGGTTCGCGCAACGCAGCGTCATGCTCGAGCCATTGGCGGGCAGTATCAAAAGTGACAATGGCCGGAGCCGAATTTACTGCGCTAGCCAACACAGAAATATCGGGGGAGGAGCAGACCTGCGCACGCTCTGCCGCAGGTGCAAAATGGGCAGCGAAGGTGCGGGCACTCGTTGCGATTGATAACGACAGCTCCGGATCGACGTCGGTAGCAGCCGAGAGTTTGTCCGAGATAGCCGCGAGCTGGCTTTGCAAGGCGGAGATGCTCACCTCAGGTGCGGACAAGTCAAGCTCGGGATTCTCATATCCTTCTGGTGCGCCTTGTGGCCACGGAATCCATACGCCACCGACGTGATCTAGCCAGGTTTCAGATGCCGATACGAGCTCGCCTAAGAGTGGTTGCAGTGCCGGGTCTTGGTTGGCTGCTTGTAGTTCTTGCGCAGTTGCACGCGTTTGCGCGATGCTCACGGCAATGTCTTGCCGTTCGATTTCGCTTGCACTTGGCGGTTTAGGTGCCACGGACTGATTTTCAAGCCGGGTTCCCATAACAACCAGTGTCAGAACGAAAATGGCGCAAGCAGTAATGGCGATAGAAACGAACAAGAGCCACGATGCGAAACGAGATCGAATATGCGGTGTATCGGTCATAGCTCTACTGTGCCATAGGTTCACCTGCGAGTGGGCGAACCGGCGACAAGGTATGACAAAGAACGTGATTTTTCTAGGTATCATGGCATGCCTAGGTGGAAACCGGTACTCTTGAGCTTATGGTAGACAATGTTTCGGCGCATATCGCGCAACTTCTTGATCCGGTCGTGAAGGATGCTGGCCTATGGCTGGAAACCGTACGTGTCGTGGGTGCTGGAAAGCATACTGTGGTGCGAGTGACTGTAGATTTACCTGCAGGTCCTGGCGGTGTAGATTCCACGCAGCTTACGGATGTTTCGCGTGCGATTTCCGCTGTGCTTGACGAGCACGATCCGGTGCGTGGCGCCTATACCCTTGAAGTATCGACGCCGGGTGCTACTCGTGAACTTTCCGAGGAGCGTCATTTTTCCCGTGCGATTGGCCGGAAGGTTGAATTCCAGCGTCAGGATTCGGTGAAGTTTATCCAACGTGTGGTAGATGTTGCCGATGGCATCATCACTCTCGATGGTGATCCGGGTACAATTGCTGTTGCAGACGTTGCACGTGCTCACGTTGTTATTGAATTGAATCGGGCTGAGGGAGAGAACTAATGGAACTATCGATGAATGAACTCCGAATTGTTGAATCGGAGTTAGGTATTGACCTTAATGTTCTGCTCAATGCTATTGAAGAAGCCCTCGTGCACGCCTATAACCGGGTTCCGGGCGCAGTGCGTGGAGCTCGCGTGGAGCTTGATCGCACAACTGGCAAGGTCACTGTGTGGGCTCCAGAAGTTGATGAGAACGATGAAGTCATCGGGGAGTTCGATGATACGCCGAATGATTTTGGTCGTATTGCTACTTCGACTGCCCGTTCGATTATTGCTCAGCGTCTGCGTGATGCTGAAACTGAGCGCGTTCTGGGTACTTTCCAAGGTAAGAAGGGCGAACTTATTTCCGGTGTTGTTGAAGGCAACATTGGTTCTAATCCGCTTTCGCGAGATATTTTTGTTGAGCTTGGCGAAAACCGTGGCTTGTTGCGGTCTGATGAGCAGGTCGCTTCGGAACATTTCAAGCATGGTGATTTGATTCGTGCGCTGATCCTCGATATTTCTGTCGGTACTAAGGGCGCATCTATTCGCTTGTCACGTTCCCATCCAGATTTCGTTCGCCAGTTGTTCGAGACTGAAGTTCCAGAGATCGCAGATGGCACTGTCGAGATTGTTTCGTTGGCTCGTGAGGCTGGCCACCGTACGAAGGTTGCGGTGTGGAGTAATGACGATACGGTTGGGGCTAAGGGCGCGTTGATTGGTCACAACGGCCAGCGTGTTCGCGCGGTAACCCAAGAGCTTCATGGCGAAAAGATTGATGTTGTTGATTACGACGACGATATTGCGGTCTTCATTGCAGCAGCACTTTCGCCGGCGAAGGTTACTGAGGTTGAGATTCTTAACTATGATTTGCGTCAAGCGCGTGCAGTGGTCCCTGATGATCAGGCGTCGTTGGCTATTGGTAAGGAAGCGCAGAATGTGCGTCTTGCTGCGAAACTGACCGGTTGGT comes from the Arcanobacterium phocisimile genome and includes:
- a CDS encoding RNA-binding S4 domain-containing protein, with the translated sequence MSETVRIDVWLWSVRQTKTRSLATNECKAGHVRINGNVAKPSSPVKIGDEVRYRFQGFDRILQVTRLLTKRSSATQAQACYIDKSPQRPKVYIPVFTRERGAGRPTKKERRELDRILGRNSNYGHMG
- the pyrH gene encoding UMP kinase; translation: MSSQPASHGTRRVLLKLSGEVFGGGGIGLDTKVLRRTAEEIAEAVQAGVQVAVVVGGGNFFRGIELQENGMDRARADYMGMLGTVINAVALQDFLENSGIPSRVQTAITMSQVAEAYIPLRAIRHLEKGRVVIFGAGAGMPYFSTDTVSAQRALELRCNELLVGKNGVDGVYTADPRKDPQAVMLEELTYEQALRDHLKVVDAAAFSLCQDNGMTMRVFGMGTPGNVSRALRGEKIGTLVTTTPNN
- the frr gene encoding ribosome recycling factor, which produces MIDETLLEAEEKMGKAIDVAHNDFSKIRSGRANPELFTSLVVDYYGAPTPLQQLATVSVPEARTVLISPYDRSAMKDIERAIQESDLGLNPTDDGQVLRINLPALTEERRREYVKLAKTKGEDARISIRAIRRKAKETLDKIKKDGDAGEDDVERAEKELETLTKKYVDKIDALLEAKEKELMEI
- a CDS encoding phosphatidate cytidylyltransferase, with protein sequence MTSPSPTKNATFLSRLVPHPPRPPQEVTSRAGRNVPAAVATGLGLLGLVGLSLAYKMEIFVALAIAFLVVGIWEIAGAFLARNIRIPFIPLIIGGVGMMLATWSGGLRDGLIVFFFAAGVAMLWRTYMAEDHVLTDGIAGVFALAWIGIFSMFAVALAALSQGAFAVIAFVLLPVASDTGGWLAGINFGKHPIAPSISPKKSWEGYIGSTIGALLAALVTVWLGLGLPWYAAVIIGLTIPIFATAGDFSESLLKRDLGVKDMGSIFPGHGGVLDRVDSLLFCAPILYVILTYGFGLN
- the rlmN gene encoding 23S rRNA (adenine(2503)-C(2))-methyltransferase RlmN, translating into MKKTKQVLPRVEQGPRPSLSFTAQRHGKPPRHLADLSRTERRELVADLGYPQFRADQLSKHYFEHNCIDPLQMSDLPQAQREKLVDMLLPPLITKVRDQVADQGKTIKTLWKLFDGAVVESVLMKYPDRATLCISSQAGCGMACPFCATGQAGLTRNLTTAEIIEQLRYARQAAADGVFGEPVRVSNVVFMGMGEPLANYPAVRDALHRMIDPAPEGFGMSARNVTVSTVGMVPVINKLADEGLPVTLAVSLHAPDDELRDDLIPINSRYKVGELLDAARRYFVRTGRRVSIEYALIKDMNDHEWRAELLAAELNSRGRGWVHINPIPLNPTPGSIWTASTAHATDTFVKTLSRAGISTTIRDTRGSDIDGACGQLAAEVVDREHVSRRAAKAQAAVDARIDAHRSEPQDFDSTLAAIAASHNGDNDDE
- a CDS encoding DivIVA domain-containing protein, with the translated sequence MSDTFSRVGWLHSGYSPADVDSFFARAKDAYDMSGEEANDFSEATVRDVSFPWVRNGYHAQLVDAALDRLEQAFVQRRRANCVRDKGEEEWVRTIYDRATSLYPRLRRPQGQRFAHPDTHGYSVTEVDQLIERVIAFFDKAEPLTSVEVRNTTFSQAKGESAYDEGVVDVFLDRVVSVLMSVE
- the dxr gene encoding 1-deoxy-D-xylulose-5-phosphate reductoisomerase is translated as MRDVIVLGSTGSIGTQTLDVISRHRDQFRVRALGAGGSQLELLAEQAAVFQPVVVGIAVEEKLAEFSRIWEDRYSEQPMPHLVGGEQAMSELAGLGSGRSITDSDVVVNGMTGSVGLLPTLAALHSGATLALANKESLVVGGGLIADAMVWPGQIVPVDSEHSAIAQALRSGRHRKGLTSPVVDGTSEVSRIILTASGGPFRGMSRSDLGNVTAEQALNHPTWSMGPVVTINSSTLMNKGLELIEAAYLFDVDPTDIVPVVHPQSIIHSMVEFRDGSTLAQASPPDMRLPIALGISWPNRLPDVARANAWDQPVAWTFEPLDHDVFPAVRLAQSAVAASSLHPAVLNAANEECVAAFLAGKLPYLGIIDTVRDVIETIDFPNGNDVETVLDIERRARERAHELMARRAN